In Dioscorea cayenensis subsp. rotundata cultivar TDr96_F1 chromosome 9, TDr96_F1_v2_PseudoChromosome.rev07_lg8_w22 25.fasta, whole genome shotgun sequence, a genomic segment contains:
- the LOC120269048 gene encoding mannose-specific lectin CEA-like, which produces MAIQSLIPNLLLLLLLPALPFSLSDYVLYSGEVLTPGQNLTNGDFQLSLQPNCELIITDAVKTIWRANTSGQGSDCYLGFKHNGELVVRHGVHYILWSSGVKSKKGKYALLLDSNGKLNIFGQRRWISNNQKVLGENNMRTVITTEYVLHSGHRLNPGKHLSYQNLTFGLSHCNLVINDTDSGRILWQTNTKARGCYVQLDANGELTVKHSKQRLWSSNKRGDNGAYIGVLRYDGRFGVYGPLLWDSDKKDTVDALDFNGGFVGDDDDDVQVL; this is translated from the coding sequence ATGGCTATCCAATCCCTAATCCCcaatctcctcctccttctcctcctcccaGCCCTCCCCTTTTCCCTCTCCGACTACGTCCTCTACAGCGGCGAAGTCCTCACCCCCGGCCAAAACCTCACCAATGGCGATTTCCAGCTTTCTCTCCAACCCAATTGCGAGCTCATCATTACCGACGCTGTGAAAACCATCTGGCGTGCCAACACCTCCGGCCAGGGCTCCGATTGCTACCTCGGCTTCAAACACAACGGCGAGCTCGTCGTCCGCCACGGCGTCCACTACATCCTCTGGTCCTCCGGCGTGAAATCCAAAAAAGGTAAGTACGCTCTCCTCCTCGATTCCAACGGCAAGCTCAACATCTTCGGCCAGAGACGCTGGATTAGCAACAACCAAAAGGTTTTGGGGGAAAACAACATGAGAACAGTGATCACAACTGAGTATGTTCTTCATTCCGGCCATCGATTGAATCCTGGGAAACACCTCAGTTATCAAAATTTGACCTTTGGGTTGTCCCATTGCAATCTGGTGATCAACGACACGGATTCGGGGAGGATTTTGTGGCAAACTAATACGAAAGCTCGTGGGTGCTATGTTCAATTGGATGCGAATGGGGAGCTGACAGTGAAGCATTCAAAGCAGAGGTTGTGGAGTAGTAACAAGAGAGGTGATAATGGAGCTTATATTGGAGTTCTTAGATATGATGGTAGGTTTGGTGTTTATGGTCCTTTGCTTTGGGACAGTGATAAGAAGGATACTGTTGATGCTTTGGATTTTAATGGAGGTTTTGtgggtgatgatgatgatgatgttcagGTTCTgtag
- the LOC120269438 gene encoding 26S proteasome non-ATPase regulatory subunit 7 homolog A, whose protein sequence is MDVIKTQQISARPIEKVIVHPLVLLSIVDNYNRVALDTRKRVIGVLLGTSFKGTVDVTNSYAVPFEEDDKDPSIWFLDHNYHESMFSMFKRINAKEHVVGWYSTGPKLKENDLDVHALFHDYVPNPVLVIIDVQPKELGIPTKAYYAIEEVKENATQKSQRVFVHVPSEIAAHEVEEIGVEHLLRDVKDTTISTLATEVTSKLAALKGLDARLREIRGYLDLVVDGKLPLNHEILYHLQDVFNLLPNLNVNELIKAFSVKTNDMMLVIYLSSLIRSVIALHNLINNKVLNKEHEKAEDAKSAAVPATAGS, encoded by the exons ATGGATGTGATAAAAACGCAGCAGATCTCCGCTCGGCCGATCGAGAAGGTGATTGTGCATCCTCTGGTGCTCCTCAGCATCGTCGACAACTATAATCGCGTCGCACTTGACACCCGCAAGCGCGTCATCGGCGTTCTCCTCGGCACTTCCTTCAAAGGCACCGTCGATGTTACCAATAGCTATGCCG TGCCTTTTGAGGAGGATGACAAAGATCCGAGCATTTGGTTTCTTGACCATAACTATCATGAATCTATGTTTTCTATGTTCAAGCGAATTAATG CCAAGGAGCATGTTGTTGGGTGGTATAGCACTGGACCAAAACTCAAGGAAAATGATTTGGATGTTCATGCATTGTTCCACGA TTATGTTCCTAATCCTGTCTTGGTCATTATTGATGTCCAACCCAAGGAGTTGGGAATACCTACTAAAGCGTACTACGCAATAGAAGAGGTCAAAGAA AATGCTACTCAGAAAAGTCAGAGGGTGTTTGTGCATGTCCCTTCAGAGATTGCAGCACATGAAGTTGAAGAGATTG GGGTGGAACATTTACTGAGGGATGTCAAAGATACAACTATTAGCACTCTTGCAACAGAG GTCACCAGCAAACTTGCTGCCTTGAAGGGGCTGGATGCAAGACTACGTGAGATCCGTGGTTATCTTGATCTTGTAGTTGATGGAAAGCTTCCTCTAAATCATGAAATTTTGTACCATTTGCAG gaTGTATTTAATCTACTTCCAAACCTTAATGTGAATGAGCTAATCAAGGCCTTTTCAG TGAAAACCAATGACATGATGTTGGTTATCTACCTATCGTCTCTCATCCGGAGTGTCATTGCACTTCACAATCTGATAAACAACAAA GTCCTAAATAAGGAACATGAGAAAGCTGAAGATGCCAAATCAGCAGCTGTACCGGCTACAGCCGGGAGCTAG
- the LOC120269490 gene encoding putative tRNA (cytidine(32)/guanosine(34)-2'-O)-methyltransferase isoform X1 — MGKASKDKRDIYYRKAKEEGWRARSAFKLLQIDEEFDIFRGVKRAVDLCAAPGSWSQVLSRKLYVPAKSSPESRDGDLPLIVAIDLQPMAPIDGVIQVQGDITNARTAEVVIKHFDGCKADLVVCDGAPDVTGLHDMDEFVQSQLILAALTIVTHVLRVGGKFVAKIFRGKDTSLLYSQLKLFFPNVTFAKPKSSRNSSIEAFAVCENYSPPEGFNQKDLYHLLEKVGTPCGSDNLDCSSGWLEGANKVYIPFLACGDLNGYDSDRSYPLPSSVNGSSYQSLDPVQPPIAPPYKTAIELKKASSHEYLRGATSKVQPLAEAFRLVLENRRNTFTTLLPTRHKNLMGDDAPFPLEPKPLPISLSFLGVIEPTSELYMKDIIGFS; from the exons ATGGGGAAAGCTTCCAAAGATAAGAGG GATATCTACTACCGCAAAGCTAAAGAGGAGGGATGGCGAGCGCGGAGTGCTTTCAAGCTTCTTCAAATCGATGAGGAGTTCGATATCTTCAGAG GAGTGAAGCGAGCTGTTGATCTCTGCGCAGCTCCTGGTAGCTGGAGTCAG GTGTTGAGCCGAAAGCTATATGTTCCTGCTAAATCGTCACCAGAGAGCAG AGATGGTGATCTTCCTCTTATTGTTGCAATTGATTTGCAACCCATGGCCCCAATAGACGGTGTTATACAAGTCCAGGGTGATATCACCAATGCTCGAACAGCTGAAGTG GTCATCAAGCATTTTGATGGATGCAAAGCTGACTTGGTTGTCTGTGATGGTGCTCCTGACG TCACAGGACTTCATGATATGGATGAATTTGTTCAGTCGCAACTTATATTGGCA GCGCTAACAATTGTTACTCATGTGCTTCGAGTTGGTGGAAAATTTGTGGCTAAGATTTTCCGAGGGAAGGATACAAGCTTACTCTATTCTCAA CTAAAACTATTCTTTCCTAATGTGACATTTGCAAAACCAAAGAGTAGCCGCAACTCAAGTATTG AGGCATTTGCAGTTTGTGAGAATTATTCCCCGCCTGAAGGATTTAATCAGAAAGATCTATACCACCTACTGGAGAAAGTGGGCACCCCTTGTGGAAGTGATAATTTAG ATTGTAGTAGTGGGTGGTTAGAGGGGGCAAACAAGGTGTACATTCCATTCTTAGCTTGTGGAGATCTTAATGGCTATGATTCTGACCGTTCATATCCACTTCCGAGTTCGGTGAATGGCAGTTCATACCAAAGCTTGGATCCAGTGCAGCCCCCAATTGCTCCTCCTTATAAAACAGCCATTGAACTGAAGAAAGCTTCCAGCCATG AATATCTCCGGGGAGCCACCTCCAAAGTACAACCTCTAGCTGAAGCCTTCCGTCTGGTCTTGGAAAACCGACGGAATACATTCACCACGTTACTTCCGACACGGCACAAGAATCTCATGGGTGATGATGCACCATTCCCTCTAGAACCAAAGCCTCTACCAATCAGCCTTTCATTCCTCGGCGTCATCGAACCTACATCAGAGTTATACATGAAAGATATCATCGGCTTCTCGTAG
- the LOC120269490 gene encoding putative tRNA (cytidine(32)/guanosine(34)-2'-O)-methyltransferase isoform X2: protein MGKASKDKRDIYYRKAKEEGWRARSAFKLLQIDEEFDIFRGVKRAVDLCAAPGSWSQVLSRKLYVPAKSSPESRDGDLPLIVAIDLQPMAPIDGVIQVQGDITNARTAEVVIKHFDGCKADLVVCDGAPDVTGLHDMDEFVQSQLILAALTIVTHVLRVGGKFVAKIFRGKDTSLLYSQLKLFFPNVTFAKPKSSRNSSIEAFAVCENYSPPEGFNQKDLYHLLEKVGTPCGSDNLDCSSGWLEGANKVYIPFLACGDLNGYDSDRSYPLPSSVNGSSYQSLDPVQPPIAPPYKTAIELKKASSHVINCFTPVMISGSRISPGSHLQSTTSS, encoded by the exons ATGGGGAAAGCTTCCAAAGATAAGAGG GATATCTACTACCGCAAAGCTAAAGAGGAGGGATGGCGAGCGCGGAGTGCTTTCAAGCTTCTTCAAATCGATGAGGAGTTCGATATCTTCAGAG GAGTGAAGCGAGCTGTTGATCTCTGCGCAGCTCCTGGTAGCTGGAGTCAG GTGTTGAGCCGAAAGCTATATGTTCCTGCTAAATCGTCACCAGAGAGCAG AGATGGTGATCTTCCTCTTATTGTTGCAATTGATTTGCAACCCATGGCCCCAATAGACGGTGTTATACAAGTCCAGGGTGATATCACCAATGCTCGAACAGCTGAAGTG GTCATCAAGCATTTTGATGGATGCAAAGCTGACTTGGTTGTCTGTGATGGTGCTCCTGACG TCACAGGACTTCATGATATGGATGAATTTGTTCAGTCGCAACTTATATTGGCA GCGCTAACAATTGTTACTCATGTGCTTCGAGTTGGTGGAAAATTTGTGGCTAAGATTTTCCGAGGGAAGGATACAAGCTTACTCTATTCTCAA CTAAAACTATTCTTTCCTAATGTGACATTTGCAAAACCAAAGAGTAGCCGCAACTCAAGTATTG AGGCATTTGCAGTTTGTGAGAATTATTCCCCGCCTGAAGGATTTAATCAGAAAGATCTATACCACCTACTGGAGAAAGTGGGCACCCCTTGTGGAAGTGATAATTTAG ATTGTAGTAGTGGGTGGTTAGAGGGGGCAAACAAGGTGTACATTCCATTCTTAGCTTGTGGAGATCTTAATGGCTATGATTCTGACCGTTCATATCCACTTCCGAGTTCGGTGAATGGCAGTTCATACCAAAGCTTGGATCCAGTGCAGCCCCCAATTGCTCCTCCTTATAAAACAGCCATTGAACTGAAGAAAGCTTCCAGCCATG TCATCAATTGCTTCACTCCTGTAATGATCTCCGGCAGCAGAATATCTCCGGGGAGCCACCTCCAAAGTACAACCTCTAGCTGA
- the LOC120268749 gene encoding dihydroneopterin aldolase 2-like, with protein MGGRNLVDVDKLVLRGLQFHGFHGVKQEEKKLGQKFFVDVDAWLDLSTAGATDDISDTVSYTDIYRIVKEIVEGSSQNLLESVAHLIANTTLLKIPQISAIRVKVGKPHVAVPGPVDYLGVEILRYRKHD; from the exons ATGGGTGGGCGAAACCTTGTTGATGTTGACAAACTGGTACTTAGGGGGTTGCAGTTTCATGGGTTCCACGGGGTAAAACAAGAGGAGAAAAAGTTGGGCCAGAAGTTCTTTGTGGATGTAGATGCTTGGTTAGATTTGAGCACCGCAGGTGCAACAGATGATATATCTGACACTGTCAGTTACACAGACATTTACAG GATTGTTAAAGAAATTGTGGAAGGCTCTTCACAGAATCTTTTGGAATCAGTGGCTCATCTGATTGCAAACACTACTCTGCTCAAGATTCCACAGATATCTGCCATTCGTGTGAAGGTTGGAAAACCTCATGTTGCCGTTCCAGGTCCTGTTGATTATCTTGGTGTCGAGATCCTTAGGTATAGAAAGCATGATTGA